One stretch of Xanthomonas sp. DAR 35659 DNA includes these proteins:
- the gltB gene encoding glutamate synthase large subunit — MAPRNRHGLYDPQDERDACGFGMVAQLDDQPSRALVDTAIAALSRMTHRGGVAADGLTGDGCGLLIRKPEPFLRALAREAGLAVGTRFAAGNVFLPRDDADAAARCRQVLEEELRRAGAQPCGWRLTPTDDAVCGQLAKDTLPRIEQVFVDAGAEQGEDAFALALFLARRRAEQRLREVADFYVTTLSPNGISYKGMVLPDKLSTFYPDLQRNDLASSAIVFHQRFSTNTLPRWPLAHPFRLLAHNGEINTIEGNRHWAQARSKVWKTPRFDIAELDPVISMHGSDSQSLDNMLELLVAGGMDLLQALRILVPPATQSLEFKDADLAAFYEFYGLNTEPWDGPAGIVACDGRYAACMLDRNGLRPARWMLTSDRHFLVASEAGVWELPAERVTRKGKLGPGEMMAIDLKRGDLLDSDAIDRINRGRAPYKQWLQQGVTYLQTELIDPSLVEEPFDERTLRSYHKLFQLSTEEVEQVLRPLAETEQEATGSMGDDTPMAVLSRHTRPLYDYFRQAFAQVTNPPIDPLREDCVMSLTTQLGKETNIFHAGPETVNHVILNSPVLSQRKLRQLLKMPQYLTRNAQIDLSYSVEEGLEAGLKRICAEAEQAARDGKVMLLLTDRYPVPERPMAHALLATGAVHHHLSRVGLRCDVNLIIETGTARDPHHMACLLGFGATAVYPYLAYQTLFDLGRRGILLLKSGGEQTQIGRKYRKGIYKGLSKIISKMGICTIASYRGAQLFEIVGLDPDVVALCFPDTAARIGGVGLARLDTEARQLAARAWNDLLKPEVGGLLKYVHGGEYHMYNPDVVLTLQRATRSGLQADWDAYAAAVHGRPASALRDLLQLKRAETPTPLDEVAPAEDLLRRFDTAAISLGALSPEAHEALAIAMNRLGGRSNSGEGGEDPARYGTEKRSKIKQVASGRFGVTPEYLVNAEVLQIKVAQGAKPGEGGQLPGHKVNDLIARLRYAKPGIGLISPPPHHDIYSIEDLAQLIYDLKQVNPSALVSVKLVSHAGVGTIAAGVVKAGADLITVSGHDGGTGASPVSSIRYAGVPWELGVAESHQALVANDLRSRTILQTDGGLKTGLDVVKAAILGADSFGFGTGPMIVLGCKYLRICHLNNCATGVATQDERLRANYFVGLPERVENFFRLLAEEVRQWLSYLGVRSLDEIVGRTELLQQLDISPREGVRVDLSRLLKDVRHDGGHCAAQRLYESPDSLATQMDGLLADAIAKKTGGDHRFLIHNTDRSIGARLSGAIARVHGNHGMDDAPLTLRFRGSAGQSFGAFNAGGLHLELEGEANDYVGKGMAGGRLVVRPPRGARFEARSTAIVGNTCLYGATGGELYAAGRAGERFAVRNSGALAVIEGAGDHCCEYMTDGIVLVLGKVGLNFGAGFTGGLAYVLDVDRDFVDRYNHELIDIHRISAEGFESHRQHLHKLISRHRELTGSIWAQQILDEFRDYVGKFWLVKPKAASIESLTESLRRAA; from the coding sequence ATGGCCCCCCGCAACCGCCACGGGCTCTACGACCCCCAAGACGAGCGCGATGCCTGTGGTTTCGGCATGGTCGCGCAGCTCGACGACCAACCTTCGCGGGCGCTGGTGGATACCGCCATTGCCGCGCTGTCGCGCATGACCCATCGCGGCGGCGTCGCCGCCGACGGCCTCACCGGCGACGGCTGCGGCCTGCTGATCCGCAAACCCGAGCCGTTCCTGCGCGCGCTGGCGCGCGAGGCCGGCCTCGCGGTCGGCACGCGCTTCGCCGCCGGCAACGTGTTCCTGCCGCGCGACGATGCCGACGCCGCCGCGCGCTGCCGTCAGGTCCTGGAAGAGGAACTGCGGCGGGCCGGCGCGCAGCCCTGCGGCTGGCGCCTCACCCCCACCGACGATGCGGTGTGCGGGCAACTGGCCAAGGACACCCTGCCGCGCATCGAGCAGGTGTTCGTCGACGCCGGTGCCGAGCAGGGCGAGGACGCCTTCGCCCTGGCCCTGTTCCTGGCACGCCGCCGCGCCGAGCAGCGCCTGCGCGAGGTCGCCGATTTCTACGTCACGACGCTCTCACCCAACGGCATCAGCTACAAGGGCATGGTGCTGCCGGACAAGCTCAGCACCTTCTACCCGGACCTGCAGCGCAACGACCTGGCCTCCAGCGCCATCGTGTTCCACCAGCGCTTCTCCACCAATACGCTGCCGCGCTGGCCGCTGGCGCACCCGTTCCGCCTGCTCGCGCACAACGGCGAGATCAACACCATCGAGGGCAACCGGCACTGGGCGCAGGCGCGCAGCAAGGTGTGGAAGACCCCGCGTTTCGACATCGCCGAGCTGGACCCGGTGATCTCGATGCATGGCTCCGATTCGCAGAGCCTGGACAACATGCTCGAGCTGCTGGTCGCCGGCGGCATGGACCTGCTGCAGGCGCTGCGCATCCTGGTGCCGCCGGCCACGCAGTCGCTGGAGTTCAAGGACGCCGACCTGGCCGCGTTCTACGAGTTCTACGGGCTCAACACCGAGCCGTGGGACGGCCCGGCCGGCATCGTCGCCTGCGACGGCCGCTACGCCGCGTGCATGCTCGACCGCAACGGCCTGCGCCCGGCGCGCTGGATGCTGACCTCCGACCGGCATTTCCTGGTCGCCTCCGAAGCCGGCGTGTGGGAACTGCCGGCCGAGCGCGTCACCCGCAAGGGCAAACTCGGCCCCGGCGAGATGATGGCCATCGACCTCAAGCGCGGCGACCTGCTCGATTCGGACGCCATCGACCGCATCAACCGCGGCCGCGCCCCGTACAAGCAATGGCTGCAGCAGGGCGTGACCTACCTGCAGACCGAACTGATCGACCCCTCGCTGGTCGAGGAGCCGTTCGACGAGCGCACCCTGCGCAGCTACCACAAGCTGTTCCAGCTCAGCACCGAGGAAGTGGAGCAGGTGCTGCGGCCGCTGGCCGAGACCGAGCAGGAAGCCACCGGCTCGATGGGCGACGACACCCCGATGGCGGTGCTCAGCCGCCACACCCGGCCGCTGTACGACTACTTCCGCCAGGCCTTCGCGCAGGTCACCAACCCGCCGATCGACCCGCTGCGGGAAGACTGCGTGATGTCGCTGACCACCCAGCTCGGCAAGGAGACCAACATCTTCCATGCCGGCCCGGAGACGGTGAACCACGTCATCCTCAACTCGCCGGTGCTCAGCCAGCGCAAGCTGCGGCAGTTGCTGAAGATGCCGCAGTACCTGACCCGCAACGCGCAGATCGACCTGTCCTACAGCGTCGAGGAAGGCCTGGAAGCCGGGCTCAAGCGCATCTGCGCCGAGGCCGAACAGGCCGCGCGCGACGGCAAGGTCATGCTGCTGCTGACCGACCGCTACCCGGTGCCGGAACGGCCGATGGCGCATGCGCTGCTGGCCACCGGCGCGGTGCACCACCACCTCTCGCGCGTGGGCCTGCGCTGCGACGTCAACCTGATCATCGAGACCGGCACCGCGCGCGACCCGCACCACATGGCCTGCCTGCTCGGCTTCGGCGCCACCGCGGTGTATCCGTACCTGGCCTACCAGACCCTGTTCGACCTGGGCCGGCGCGGCATCCTGCTGCTCAAGAGCGGCGGCGAGCAGACCCAGATCGGCCGCAAGTACCGCAAGGGCATCTACAAGGGCCTGTCCAAGATCATCTCCAAGATGGGCATCTGCACCATCGCCAGCTATCGCGGCGCGCAGCTGTTCGAGATCGTCGGGCTGGATCCGGACGTGGTGGCATTGTGCTTCCCCGATACCGCCGCGCGCATCGGCGGCGTCGGCCTGGCGCGGCTGGACACCGAGGCGCGGCAGTTGGCCGCGCGCGCCTGGAACGACCTGCTCAAGCCGGAAGTGGGCGGCCTGCTCAAGTACGTGCACGGCGGCGAGTACCACATGTACAACCCGGACGTGGTGCTGACCCTGCAGCGCGCCACCCGCAGCGGCCTGCAGGCCGACTGGGACGCCTATGCCGCCGCGGTGCACGGGCGCCCGGCCTCGGCCCTGCGCGACCTGCTGCAGCTCAAGCGCGCCGAGACGCCGACGCCACTGGACGAGGTGGCGCCGGCCGAGGACCTGCTGCGCCGCTTCGACACCGCCGCGATCAGCCTCGGCGCCCTGTCGCCGGAGGCGCACGAGGCGCTGGCGATCGCGATGAACCGCCTCGGCGGGCGCAGCAATTCCGGCGAAGGCGGCGAAGACCCGGCGCGCTACGGCACCGAGAAGCGCTCCAAGATCAAGCAGGTGGCCTCCGGCCGCTTCGGCGTGACCCCCGAATACCTGGTCAACGCCGAGGTGCTGCAGATCAAGGTCGCGCAGGGCGCCAAGCCCGGCGAAGGCGGCCAGCTGCCCGGGCACAAGGTCAACGACTTGATCGCGCGGCTGCGCTACGCCAAGCCGGGCATCGGCCTGATCTCGCCGCCGCCGCACCACGACATCTACTCGATCGAAGACCTGGCGCAGCTGATCTACGACCTCAAGCAGGTCAATCCGAGCGCGCTGGTGTCGGTGAAGCTGGTCAGCCATGCCGGCGTGGGCACCATCGCCGCCGGCGTGGTCAAGGCCGGCGCCGACCTGATCACCGTGTCCGGCCACGATGGCGGCACCGGCGCCAGCCCGGTCAGCTCGATCCGCTACGCCGGCGTGCCGTGGGAACTGGGCGTGGCCGAGTCGCACCAGGCGCTGGTCGCCAACGACCTGCGGTCGCGCACCATCCTGCAGACCGACGGCGGCCTGAAGACCGGCCTGGACGTGGTCAAGGCGGCGATCCTGGGCGCGGACAGCTTCGGCTTCGGCACCGGGCCGATGATCGTGCTCGGCTGCAAGTATCTACGCATCTGCCACCTCAACAACTGCGCCACCGGCGTGGCCACCCAGGACGAGCGCCTGCGCGCCAACTACTTCGTCGGCCTGCCCGAGCGCGTGGAGAACTTCTTCCGCCTGCTGGCCGAGGAAGTGCGGCAGTGGCTGTCGTACCTGGGCGTGCGCTCGCTGGACGAGATCGTCGGCCGCACCGAACTGCTGCAGCAACTGGACATCTCGCCACGCGAAGGCGTTCGCGTGGACCTGTCGCGGCTGCTCAAGGACGTGCGCCACGACGGCGGTCACTGCGCCGCGCAGCGCCTGTACGAATCGCCGGACAGCCTGGCCACGCAGATGGACGGCCTGCTCGCCGACGCGATCGCCAAGAAGACCGGCGGCGATCATCGCTTCCTGATCCACAACACCGACCGCTCGATCGGCGCGCGCCTGTCCGGCGCCATCGCCCGCGTGCACGGCAACCACGGCATGGACGATGCGCCGCTGACCCTGCGCTTCCGCGGCTCGGCCGGGCAGAGCTTCGGCGCGTTCAACGCCGGCGGCCTGCACCTGGAACTGGAAGGCGAGGCCAACGACTACGTCGGCAAGGGCATGGCCGGCGGCCGCCTGGTGGTGCGTCCGCCGCGCGGCGCGCGCTTCGAGGCGCGCAGCACCGCGATCGTCGGCAACACCTGCCTGTACGGCGCCACCGGCGGCGAGCTGTACGCCGCCGGGCGCGCCGGCGAACGCTTCGCGGTGCGCAACTCCGGCGCGCTGGCGGTGATCGAGGGCGCCGGCGACCACTGCTGCGAGTACATGACCGACGGCATCGTGCTGGTGCTGGGCAAAGTCGGGCTGAACTTCGGCGCCGGCTTCACCGGCGGCCTGGCCTACGTGCTCGACGTGGACCGCGACTTCGTCGACCGCTACAACCACGAACTGATCGACATCCACCGCATTTCCGCCGAAGGCTTCGAGAGCCACCGCCAGCACCTGCACAAGCTGATCAGCCGCCACCGCGAACTGACCGGCAGCATCTGGGCGCAGCAGATCCTCGACGAATTCCGCGACTACGTCGGCAAGTTCTGGCTGGTCAAACCGAAGGCGGCGAGCATCGAGTCGTTGACGGAATCGCTGCGGCGCGCCGCCTGA
- a CDS encoding I78 family peptidase inhibitor produces MSHFLSSRLTARAGLLGTVCLALALAACTAPPPDEQEQVGATAQKAAEQAAKPDPASAPEAPPVGTCDASQAQGLVGQAAEQALLDQARTDTGAKSVRVLKPNQAVTMEFNGERLNIEVDAKNQITGVRCG; encoded by the coding sequence ATGAGCCATTTCCTTTCTTCTCGTCTGACCGCGCGTGCCGGCCTGCTCGGCACGGTGTGCCTGGCCCTGGCGCTGGCCGCGTGCACCGCGCCGCCGCCGGACGAGCAGGAACAGGTCGGCGCCACCGCGCAGAAAGCGGCCGAACAGGCCGCCAAGCCGGATCCGGCCAGCGCCCCGGAAGCCCCGCCGGTCGGCACCTGCGACGCTTCGCAGGCGCAGGGCCTGGTCGGCCAGGCCGCCGAGCAGGCCCTGCTCGACCAGGCGCGCACCGACACCGGCGCCAAGAGCGTGCGCGTGCTCAAGCCGAACCAGGCGGTGACCATGGAGTTCAACGGCGAACGGCTCAATATCGAGGTCGATGCCAAGAACCAGATCACCGGCGTGCGCTGCGGCTGA
- a CDS encoding DNA topoisomerase IB: MTKASRSSAADAARALQSKQAASSAGLIYVSDTEPGIARRRAGKGFGYRMPDGSPVRDAPTLQRIRQLAIPPAYTEVWICIKVNGHLQATGRDARRRKQYRYHADWAQVRGDGKFERIMAFCQALPRLRRRLRRDLALPGYPRDKVLAMVVALMAETLVRVGNAEYARSNRSYGLTTLRNRHLEFVKGGRARLKFRGKGGQDHDIEVDDAHLVKLIRGCQQLPGQALFQYRDDAGQLQPVDSGEVNDYLREAMGESFTAKDFRTWGGTRAALQRLAQLPLPEPSSERALTLAQNAVIREVADALGNTPAVCRKAYIDPCVFDGWRCGALGGLCEQVRGERQWDLATLKYLAQARKTSRKAAKAAGKKVPRTSAAGSRPAAKTVAPARPRRAAGGASAKNAVARPRKRA, from the coding sequence ATGACCAAGGCTTCCCGCTCCAGCGCCGCCGACGCGGCCCGCGCGCTGCAGTCCAAACAGGCGGCCAGCAGCGCCGGCCTGATCTACGTCAGCGACACCGAGCCGGGCATCGCCCGCCGCCGCGCCGGCAAGGGCTTCGGCTACCGGATGCCCGACGGCAGCCCGGTGCGCGACGCGCCGACCCTGCAGCGCATCCGCCAACTGGCGATCCCGCCGGCCTATACCGAGGTGTGGATCTGCATCAAGGTCAACGGCCACCTCCAGGCCACCGGCCGCGATGCGCGGCGGCGCAAGCAGTACCGCTACCACGCCGATTGGGCGCAGGTGCGCGGCGACGGCAAGTTCGAGCGGATCATGGCCTTCTGCCAGGCGCTGCCGCGTTTGCGCCGGCGCCTGCGCCGCGACCTGGCGCTGCCGGGCTACCCGCGCGACAAGGTGCTGGCGATGGTGGTGGCGCTGATGGCCGAGACCCTGGTGCGCGTGGGCAATGCCGAATACGCGCGCAGCAACCGCTCCTACGGGCTGACCACGCTGCGTAACCGCCACCTGGAATTCGTCAAGGGCGGCCGCGCGCGGCTGAAGTTCCGCGGCAAGGGCGGCCAGGACCATGACATCGAGGTCGACGACGCGCACCTGGTCAAGCTGATCCGCGGCTGCCAGCAACTGCCCGGGCAGGCATTGTTCCAGTATCGCGACGACGCTGGCCAGTTGCAGCCGGTGGATTCGGGCGAGGTCAACGACTACCTGCGCGAGGCGATGGGCGAGAGCTTCACCGCCAAGGATTTCCGCACCTGGGGCGGTACCCGTGCCGCGCTGCAGCGGCTGGCGCAACTGCCGCTGCCCGAACCCAGCAGCGAGCGTGCGCTGACGCTGGCGCAGAACGCGGTGATCCGCGAAGTGGCCGACGCCTTGGGCAACACGCCGGCGGTGTGCCGCAAGGCCTACATCGACCCCTGCGTGTTCGACGGCTGGCGCTGCGGTGCCCTGGGCGGTCTGTGCGAGCAGGTGCGCGGCGAGCGGCAATGGGACCTGGCGACCCTGAAATACCTGGCGCAGGCGCGGAAGACCAGCCGCAAGGCGGCCAAGGCGGCGGGCAAGAAGGTGCCGCGAACCAGCGCCGCCGGCTCGCGCCCCGCGGCCAAGACGGTCGCGCCGGCACGCCCGCGGCGTGCTGCGGGGGGCGCGTCGGCCAAGAATGCCGTCGCGCGTCCGCGCAAGCGCGCCTGA
- a CDS encoding SDR family oxidoreductase has protein sequence MASSKRPAPSTSAKRAASKRAAAPSAAASKTAQTQRALQRVIDAGEAQAKAKAKKSAPSQAGVRKQPEKMPKQHLRKPGKEQDLALQPRFEAPEYVGSGKLRGMSAIVTGADSGIGRAVAVLFAREGADVAVLYLDEHEDAEVTRRHVEHEGRRCITIAGDVKDPAFCEDAVAQTVRAFGGLDVLVNNAAFQLHCHALEDLSEEHLQETLQTNIAGYFHMARAALPHLKRGAAIVNSGSETGLFGSKSLLDYSATKGAIHAFTMALASQLQPRGIRVNAVAPGPVWTPLNPADKAAEDVAEFGKSSAMGRPAQPEELSPAYVFLASPITASYISGAILPVMGGPTG, from the coding sequence ATGGCCTCCAGCAAGCGTCCCGCCCCTTCCACGTCCGCCAAGCGCGCCGCGTCCAAGCGCGCCGCCGCCCCGTCCGCCGCCGCCAGCAAGACCGCGCAGACGCAACGCGCGCTGCAGCGCGTGATCGATGCCGGCGAGGCGCAGGCCAAGGCCAAGGCCAAGAAATCGGCGCCGAGCCAGGCCGGCGTGCGCAAGCAGCCGGAAAAGATGCCCAAGCAGCATCTGCGCAAACCGGGCAAGGAACAGGACCTGGCCTTGCAGCCGCGCTTCGAGGCGCCCGAGTATGTGGGCAGCGGCAAGCTGCGCGGCATGAGTGCGATCGTCACCGGCGCCGACTCCGGCATCGGCCGCGCGGTGGCGGTGCTGTTCGCGCGCGAAGGCGCGGACGTGGCGGTGCTGTACCTGGACGAGCACGAGGACGCCGAGGTGACCCGCCGGCATGTCGAGCACGAAGGTCGCCGCTGCATCACCATCGCCGGCGACGTGAAGGATCCGGCATTCTGCGAGGACGCGGTGGCGCAGACCGTGCGCGCCTTCGGCGGACTCGACGTGCTGGTCAACAACGCCGCCTTCCAGTTGCATTGCCACGCGCTGGAGGACCTCAGCGAGGAACATCTGCAGGAGACCCTGCAGACCAACATCGCCGGCTACTTCCACATGGCACGCGCGGCGCTGCCGCATCTCAAGCGCGGCGCGGCGATCGTCAACAGCGGCTCGGAGACAGGCTTGTTCGGCAGCAAGTCGCTGCTCGACTACTCGGCGACCAAGGGCGCGATCCATGCCTTCACCATGGCCCTGGCCAGCCAGCTGCAGCCGCGCGGCATCCGCGTCAACGCGGTCGCACCCGGCCCGGTGTGGACGCCGCTGAATCCGGCCGACAAGGCCGCCGAGGACGTGGCCGAGTTCGGCAAGAGCAGCGCGATGGGTCGCCCGGCGCAACCGGAGGAACTCTCGCCCGCCTATGTGTTCCTGGCCTCGCCGATCACCGCCAGCTATATCAGCGGCGCGATCCTGCCGGTGATGGGCGGTCCGACGGGGTGA
- the ligD gene encoding DNA ligase D, protein MSLAEYRRKRSFDKTREPEPGKALPQGQRPIFVVQLHHASRRHYDFRLQVGDALKSWAVPKGPSYDPKVKRMAVEVEDHPVDYAGFEGEIPKGEYGGGHVAQFDHGVWTTAGDPEAQLAKGHLRFELFGSKLRGGWHLVRSGKPARQPQWLLFKDDDAFAGDVEADDLLADVTAPPPEDQKRAGSGKANKRKAQTTVALPRRARRTDWAKRAKALPKARKAAAPAGPFQAQLAKLGDAPPQGEHWLHEIKWDGYRIQATIAQGVVRLWSRNAIEWTDKIPEIRDAIAALRLESAALDGELIAGKGTKEDFNLLQAVLSGERQGALALALFDLLHIDGIDIADAPLAERKALLQELVDGAGPHLAFSSHIVGDGEAAFRLAGDQHFEGIISKRADRGYHGGRSEDWRKTKHLASDEFAVVGYTAPKGSRSGFGSLLLAKPDPQHGWLYVGRVGSGFSETVLREVAALIGKAGGKTATAHVPTTETDLRAATWFAPRFVVEVFYRGIGGQQLLRQASLKAVRRDKDIADLRDPDGAPAGGKPAKQAMPAKRRGAAAAPADKTGARTPPALSSPGKRIFADIGATKQDVWDYYTAVMDHLLPEVAGRPLSIVRCPNGAERPCFFQKHHTAGLELVSSVRLKEEAGNNAYYLVADDPAGLLELVQFNALEFHPWGSYAATPDSANRVIFDLDPGPDVPFAEVKQAAKDIRRLLAQLELESFLRVSGGKGLHVVVPLNPGCDWELTKRFAHGFADALAQSEPQRFLATATKRLRNKRIFVDYLRNGRGATAVASYSLRARPGAPVAMPLAWSDLPKLHRADAFTMRDVPATLKRRRKDPWAGLDTLKQNLARWAEAE, encoded by the coding sequence ATGAGCCTGGCCGAGTACCGCCGCAAGCGCAGCTTCGACAAGACCAGGGAGCCGGAGCCGGGCAAGGCGCTGCCCCAGGGACAGCGCCCGATCTTCGTGGTGCAACTGCACCACGCCAGCCGCCGGCACTACGACTTCCGGCTGCAGGTCGGCGATGCGCTGAAGAGCTGGGCGGTGCCCAAGGGCCCCAGCTACGACCCCAAGGTCAAGCGCATGGCGGTGGAAGTGGAGGACCATCCGGTCGACTATGCCGGCTTCGAGGGCGAGATCCCCAAGGGCGAATACGGCGGCGGCCACGTCGCCCAGTTCGACCACGGCGTGTGGACCACCGCCGGCGATCCCGAGGCGCAACTGGCCAAGGGCCACCTGCGCTTCGAACTGTTCGGCAGCAAGCTCAGGGGCGGCTGGCACCTGGTGCGCTCCGGCAAGCCGGCGCGGCAGCCGCAATGGCTGCTGTTCAAGGACGACGACGCGTTCGCCGGCGACGTGGAAGCCGACGACCTGCTCGCCGACGTGACCGCGCCGCCGCCGGAGGACCAGAAGCGCGCCGGAAGCGGCAAGGCGAACAAGCGCAAGGCGCAGACCACCGTGGCCTTGCCGCGGCGCGCGCGCAGGACCGATTGGGCCAAGCGCGCCAAGGCCCTGCCCAAGGCGCGCAAGGCCGCCGCGCCGGCCGGGCCGTTCCAGGCGCAACTGGCGAAGCTGGGCGATGCGCCGCCGCAGGGCGAACACTGGCTCCACGAGATCAAGTGGGACGGTTACCGTATCCAGGCGACCATCGCCCAGGGCGTCGTGCGCCTGTGGTCGCGCAATGCGATCGAGTGGACCGACAAGATCCCGGAGATCCGCGACGCCATCGCCGCACTGAGGCTGGAGTCGGCCGCGCTGGATGGCGAACTGATCGCCGGCAAGGGCACGAAGGAGGATTTCAACCTGCTGCAGGCCGTGCTGTCCGGGGAACGCCAGGGCGCGCTCGCGCTGGCGCTGTTCGACCTGCTGCACATCGACGGCATCGACATCGCCGATGCGCCGCTGGCCGAGCGCAAGGCCCTGCTGCAGGAACTGGTGGACGGCGCCGGCCCGCACCTGGCCTTCAGTTCGCACATCGTCGGCGATGGCGAGGCGGCATTCCGGCTCGCCGGCGACCAGCACTTCGAGGGCATCATCTCCAAGCGCGCCGATCGCGGCTATCACGGCGGGCGCAGCGAGGACTGGCGCAAGACCAAGCACCTGGCCTCGGACGAATTCGCCGTGGTCGGCTACACCGCGCCCAAGGGAAGCCGCTCGGGCTTCGGCTCGCTGCTGCTGGCCAAGCCCGATCCGCAGCACGGCTGGCTGTACGTCGGCCGCGTGGGTTCCGGCTTCTCCGAGACCGTGCTGCGCGAGGTCGCCGCGCTGATCGGCAAGGCCGGCGGCAAGACCGCGACCGCGCACGTCCCCACCACCGAGACCGATCTGCGCGCGGCGACCTGGTTCGCGCCGCGCTTCGTGGTCGAGGTCTTCTACCGCGGCATCGGCGGGCAACAGTTGCTGCGCCAGGCCTCGCTGAAGGCGGTGCGGCGCGACAAGGACATCGCCGACCTGCGCGATCCGGACGGCGCGCCGGCGGGCGGTAAGCCCGCCAAGCAGGCCATGCCAGCCAAGCGCCGCGGCGCCGCGGCGGCCCCCGCCGACAAGACCGGCGCGCGCACGCCGCCGGCGCTGTCCAGCCCCGGCAAACGCATCTTCGCCGACATCGGCGCCACCAAGCAGGATGTCTGGGACTACTACACCGCGGTCATGGACCACCTGTTGCCGGAGGTCGCCGGCCGGCCGCTGTCGATCGTCCGCTGTCCCAACGGCGCCGAACGCCCGTGCTTTTTCCAGAAGCACCACACCGCCGGCCTGGAGCTGGTGTCGTCGGTGCGGCTGAAGGAGGAGGCCGGCAACAACGCGTATTACCTGGTGGCCGATGATCCCGCCGGGCTGCTGGAACTGGTGCAGTTCAATGCGCTGGAATTCCATCCCTGGGGCTCCTACGCCGCCACGCCCGATTCGGCGAATCGGGTGATATTCGATCTGGATCCGGGCCCGGACGTGCCCTTCGCCGAGGTCAAGCAGGCGGCGAAGGACATCCGCAGATTGCTCGCGCAACTGGAACTGGAGTCGTTCCTGCGCGTCTCCGGCGGCAAGGGCCTGCATGTCGTGGTGCCGCTCAATCCCGGCTGCGACTGGGAACTGACCAAGCGCTTCGCGCACGGCTTCGCCGATGCGCTGGCGCAGTCCGAGCCGCAGCGGTTCCTGGCTACGGCGACCAAGCGCCTGCGCAACAAGCGGATCTTCGTCGACTACCTGCGCAATGGCCGCGGCGCCACCGCGGTCGCCTCGTACTCGCTGCGCGCGCGCCCCGGTGCGCCGGTGGCGATGCCGCTGGCCTGGAGCGATCTGCCCAAGCTGCACCGCGCCGATGCGTTCACGATGCGCGACGTGCCGGCCACGCTGAAGCGGCGGCGCAAGGATCCGTGGGCCGGCCTCGACACGCTCAAGCAGAACCTCGCGCGCTGGGCCGAAGCCGAGTAA
- a CDS encoding DUF3606 domain-containing protein, with amino-acid sequence MSDDKQNSGSPDRDRINVNEDYELRYWTQTLGVSAEELRAAVAAVGPTANAVRAHLNK; translated from the coding sequence ATGAGCGACGACAAGCAGAACTCCGGCTCCCCGGACCGCGACCGCATCAACGTCAACGAGGACTACGAACTGCGCTACTGGACCCAGACCCTGGGCGTCTCCGCCGAGGAACTGCGCGCCGCGGTCGCCGCGGTCGGCCCCACCGCCAACGCGGTGCGCGCGCACTTGAACAAGTAG
- a CDS encoding Atu4866 domain-containing protein: protein MSCHRALRAWPSATLAATCLAAALATSNTLALASAARVSATTPARGQTLPHHPYLGMWATADGRIRQELLPNGRYDEARGTRRSAYQGRYAIHGDRIDYWDDTGFTADGVFVTDDELHHGGMVFHRQP, encoded by the coding sequence ATGAGCTGCCACCGTGCGCTGCGCGCGTGGCCGTCCGCCACGCTTGCCGCAACCTGCCTGGCGGCCGCACTCGCCACCAGTAACACCCTTGCGCTCGCATCCGCCGCGCGCGTCTCCGCCACCACGCCAGCACGAGGACAGACCCTGCCACACCATCCCTACCTGGGCATGTGGGCGACGGCCGATGGCCGCATCCGCCAGGAACTGCTGCCCAACGGCCGCTACGACGAAGCGCGCGGAACGCGGCGCAGCGCCTACCAGGGCCGCTACGCGATCCATGGCGATCGCATCGACTACTGGGACGATACGGGCTTCACCGCCGACGGCGTGTTCGTCACCGACGACGAACTGCATCATGGCGGGATGGTGTTCCATCGCCAACCCTAA
- a CDS encoding nuclear transport factor 2 family protein, producing the protein MRRRAATGVLALACAVSPALALAEPTQAQDRSERNRQTVATAFDRWADGGGLFETLLAPDIVWTVEGSGPSARTYRSRDAFLAQAVRPFSERLRTPLRPLSRRIWADGDHVIVHWAGEAVARDGRAYRNRYVWILRMAGGKAVEANAFLDLPAYDDVLRRIPAAGAAP; encoded by the coding sequence ATGCGGCGGCGCGCCGCAACCGGAGTGCTGGCCCTGGCGTGCGCGGTCTCGCCGGCGCTTGCGCTGGCGGAGCCCACGCAGGCGCAGGACCGCAGCGAGCGCAACCGGCAGACGGTGGCGACCGCGTTCGATCGCTGGGCCGACGGCGGCGGCCTTTTCGAGACCCTGCTCGCCCCCGACATCGTCTGGACCGTCGAAGGATCGGGACCGAGCGCGCGCACCTATCGCAGCCGCGATGCCTTTCTTGCGCAGGCGGTGCGTCCCTTCAGCGAGCGCCTGCGCACGCCGCTGCGCCCGCTGTCCCGGCGCATCTGGGCCGATGGCGATCACGTCATCGTGCATTGGGCCGGCGAAGCCGTCGCACGCGACGGGCGCGCGTACCGCAACCGCTACGTGTGGATCCTGCGCATGGCCGGCGGCAAGGCGGTCGAGGCCAACGCCTTCCTCGACCTGCCGGCCTACGACGACGTGCTGCGCCGCATTCCCGCCGCCGGCGCGGCGCCATGA